A genomic stretch from Deinococcus cellulosilyticus NBRC 106333 = KACC 11606 includes:
- a CDS encoding pyridoxal phosphate-dependent decarboxylase family protein — MTVTSRTPLQSDLEQLPHLLQLALQESQDFLQALPEQAAHPGLSIPTPEPLSETGLGAEAALSRFIQRYRHTLSGSAGARYLGFVVGGSTPAALMGDWLVGAYDQNLSNETTGATAVEREALGWLRTLFGLSDAHKGSFVSGATMSNFVGLAIGRQWVAHQKGINAALEGLQGLNVQILSGAAHSSVFKAASMLGIGRKQIRQVALLPDREAVDISALETALQQMKGEPCIVVANSGTVNTVDFDDLNLIVALKERYNFFLHVDAAFGGFAACSPRHQHLVDGLNDADSITIDAHKWLNVPYDSAMQFTRHQFLQAEVFQNAGAAYLGTVTENPDFNHLTPENSRRFRALPAWMTLAAYGKQGYQEIIERNVESARNLGEKLGKTTPFELLAPVRLNVVCFTLKNASSMQDIQAFLHLLHQTGEVFMTPTVYQGRAAIRAAFSNWRTQDEDVERVFQALVQTAEKQNH, encoded by the coding sequence ATGACCGTCACCTCCAGAACTCCCCTTCAATCAGACCTGGAACAGCTACCCCACCTCCTGCAACTGGCTTTACAGGAGAGTCAGGATTTTCTACAAGCCCTCCCTGAGCAGGCTGCACATCCAGGCCTCTCCATTCCCACACCAGAGCCGCTATCAGAAACAGGGCTGGGAGCCGAGGCAGCGTTATCGAGGTTCATTCAGCGTTACCGCCACACCCTGTCAGGAAGTGCAGGGGCCCGCTATCTGGGGTTCGTGGTGGGTGGAAGCACCCCTGCTGCCCTGATGGGAGACTGGCTGGTCGGTGCTTACGACCAGAACCTCTCCAATGAGACCACCGGAGCCACGGCTGTGGAACGGGAAGCCCTGGGCTGGTTGCGCACCCTCTTTGGCCTTTCCGATGCACACAAAGGCTCTTTTGTTTCCGGGGCCACCATGTCGAATTTTGTGGGGCTTGCCATCGGAAGACAGTGGGTGGCCCACCAGAAAGGCATCAATGCTGCACTTGAAGGCCTGCAGGGCCTCAATGTCCAGATTCTGAGCGGAGCAGCCCACTCCAGTGTCTTCAAAGCTGCATCCATGCTGGGCATTGGCAGAAAGCAAATCAGGCAGGTGGCCCTCCTGCCTGACCGTGAGGCTGTGGACATCAGCGCTCTGGAAACAGCCCTGCAGCAGATGAAGGGTGAGCCCTGCATTGTGGTCGCCAACTCTGGCACGGTGAACACCGTCGACTTCGATGATTTGAACCTCATCGTGGCGCTTAAAGAAAGGTACAACTTCTTCCTGCATGTGGACGCTGCATTTGGTGGTTTTGCAGCTTGCTCTCCCAGACACCAGCACCTTGTCGATGGACTCAATGACGCAGATTCCATCACCATTGATGCTCACAAATGGCTCAACGTGCCCTACGACTCCGCCATGCAATTCACCCGACACCAGTTCCTTCAGGCGGAAGTGTTCCAGAACGCAGGGGCCGCCTATCTGGGCACCGTCACCGAGAATCCAGACTTCAACCACCTGACCCCCGAAAATTCCCGACGCTTCCGGGCACTGCCAGCCTGGATGACCCTTGCCGCTTACGGGAAGCAGGGGTATCAGGAGATCATTGAGCGCAACGTGGAAAGTGCAAGAAATCTGGGAGAGAAACTGGGCAAGACCACCCCATTTGAACTGCTGGCTCCGGTGCGGCTGAATGTGGTGTGCTTCACCCTCAAAAATGCCAGCAGCATGCAGGACATTCAGGCATTCCTGCACCTGCTCCACCAGACGGGAGAGGTGTTCATGACCCCCACGGTGTATCAGGGTCGCGCAGCCATCCGTGCAGCATTCAGCAACTGGCGGACCCAGGATGAAGATGTGGAACGGGTGTTTCAGGCATTGGTCCAGACGGCTGAAAAACAAAATCACTGA
- a CDS encoding FAD-binding dehydrogenase, with protein sequence MAALETDIIVVGAGLAGLVAAMQAAQHGKKVLILDQEPESNLGGQAFWSFGGLFFVDSPEQRRMKVRDSLGLALRDWMTTAGFDREEDHWPRRWAEAYVQFAATEKYSWLQKLGLRIFPIVGWAERGGALADGPGNSVPRFHVTWGTGPGVVELFERPVRQFMQEGRIQMKFRHRVTGLQKADGAVTGVAGEVLEDSNVSRGEPSSRTVVGQFEAKAQAVIVTSGGLGGNHELVRRNWPTERLGPAPGFMVSGVPQHVDGLMQQVVQQSGGRIINPDRMWHYTEGLRNHSPIWPNHGIRVLPGPSSLWLDPHGNRLPVSLFPGFDTLGTLSHITRSGFPYTWFVLTRKIIAREFALSGSEQNPDLTGRSIRQTLGRLLPGVIPPVQAFMDMGEDFVVRDTLGELVAGMNGLVGNDWLDPAKIQQVVQDRDMQLTNAFGKDAQVTYIRQTRAYLGDRLSRVAKPHRILDPSAGPLIAVRMNILTRKTLGGLETNLQGQVMQQNGEPLPGLYAAGEVAGFGGGGMHGYRALEGTFLGGCIFSGKVAGEAAARSIL encoded by the coding sequence ATGGCTGCACTGGAAACCGACATCATTGTGGTGGGAGCAGGTCTCGCAGGACTCGTGGCAGCAATGCAGGCCGCGCAGCATGGAAAAAAAGTACTGATTCTGGACCAGGAGCCCGAAAGCAATCTGGGAGGGCAGGCCTTCTGGTCTTTTGGAGGGCTGTTTTTTGTGGATTCCCCAGAGCAGCGCAGGATGAAAGTCCGGGACTCGCTGGGCCTTGCCCTCAGGGACTGGATGACCACAGCTGGCTTTGACCGTGAAGAGGACCACTGGCCCAGACGCTGGGCAGAAGCTTATGTGCAGTTCGCGGCGACAGAAAAATACAGCTGGCTCCAGAAGCTGGGACTGAGGATTTTTCCCATTGTGGGCTGGGCCGAGCGTGGAGGTGCCCTGGCAGATGGCCCGGGAAACAGTGTGCCCCGGTTTCATGTCACCTGGGGAACCGGTCCGGGCGTCGTGGAACTCTTTGAGCGTCCTGTGCGTCAATTCATGCAGGAAGGCCGCATTCAGATGAAGTTCCGTCATCGGGTGACAGGATTGCAGAAAGCAGATGGTGCAGTCACAGGTGTGGCAGGTGAGGTTCTGGAAGACAGCAATGTTTCCAGAGGAGAACCCAGTTCCAGAACCGTGGTCGGGCAGTTTGAGGCAAAAGCACAGGCCGTTATTGTGACCAGTGGAGGTCTGGGAGGCAACCATGAACTGGTGCGCCGCAACTGGCCCACAGAGCGTCTGGGACCTGCTCCTGGGTTCATGGTGTCCGGGGTTCCCCAGCATGTGGATGGCCTGATGCAACAGGTGGTGCAGCAGAGCGGAGGACGCATCATCAACCCGGACCGCATGTGGCATTACACCGAAGGCCTGCGCAACCATTCCCCCATCTGGCCGAACCATGGCATTCGTGTGCTGCCTGGACCTTCCTCTCTGTGGCTGGACCCCCATGGAAACCGTCTGCCTGTGTCCCTCTTTCCAGGGTTTGACACGCTGGGGACCCTCAGTCACATCACCCGCAGTGGCTTTCCCTACACCTGGTTTGTCCTGACCCGCAAAATCATTGCCCGTGAATTTGCCCTTTCAGGTTCAGAGCAGAACCCGGACCTGACCGGGCGCAGCATCCGACAGACCCTCGGGCGCCTGCTGCCAGGTGTGATACCACCTGTGCAGGCCTTCATGGACATGGGAGAGGATTTTGTGGTCAGAGACACCCTGGGGGAACTGGTGGCAGGCATGAATGGGCTGGTGGGCAACGACTGGCTTGATCCAGCCAAAATTCAGCAGGTGGTGCAAGACCGGGACATGCAGCTCACCAATGCTTTTGGCAAGGATGCCCAGGTGACTTACATCCGGCAGACCCGCGCTTATCTGGGAGACCGCCTTTCCCGCGTGGCAAAACCCCACAGGATTCTCGACCCTTCCGCAGGGCCACTGATCGCTGTCCGCATGAACATCCTCACCCGAAAGACCCTGGGAGGGCTGGAAACCAACCTCCAGGGTCAGGTGATGCAGCAGAACGGGGAACCCCTTCCTGGTCTGTATGCTGCCGGTGAGGTGGCAGGGTTCGGAGGGGGTGGCATGCATGGTTACCGGGCGCTCGAAGGGACTTTCCTGGGAGGATGCATCTTCTCAGGGAAAGTAGCAGGGGAGGCCGCAGCACGCAGCATTCTTTGA
- a CDS encoding helix-turn-helix transcriptional regulator: protein MSENQSVHPMPLHPGRYLMLEVESRQETAQNLASQLDCSEETLQQILNGHLPITPSIAYKLQQCWGISMTLLLDIQRDYDAHHQQNSEQGSAPEGQHLPRHF, encoded by the coding sequence ATGTCAGAAAACCAGAGTGTCCACCCCATGCCTCTGCATCCAGGCAGGTACCTGATGCTGGAGGTGGAAAGCCGTCAGGAAACGGCCCAGAACCTCGCCTCGCAACTCGATTGCAGCGAAGAGACATTGCAACAGATCCTCAATGGACATCTTCCCATCACGCCCTCAATCGCCTATAAGCTCCAGCAGTGCTGGGGAATTTCAATGACTTTGCTGCTGGACATCCAGCGTGATTATGATGCACACCATCAGCAAAATTCAGAGCAGGGGAGTGCCCCTGAGGGTCAGCATCTGCCCAGACATTTCTGA
- a CDS encoding MerR family transcriptional regulator: MERRYKIGELAQLSGVPVKTVRYYSDLGVLPPSGVSETGHRWYTDGDHARLEAIRSLRDVGVGLETIQKLMQQEDAISEALRLHMETLELEMAQLQRRRALLAAALKRNDHLGYLRGARTLAALNARERQQFVGQQIDRMLQDVPADPVWVRNLWKGPIMQVPEDLSEEQFEAWLELADLMLDDTFIARSQQMGQEFWSQFPDARSRERFMAVQQQTEQMMADAVKRQVLPDSEEGQKCIQQVLSMFAGTKERSVLQHLALQQLEMIARHTEPRALHFWQLVEKVHGQTGRSAQVMAVHEWKVKALQVCVSEFGSALHDLHPESNPGHGT, from the coding sequence ATGGAAAGACGGTACAAGATCGGTGAACTGGCCCAGTTGAGTGGGGTTCCAGTGAAAACGGTCCGTTATTATTCAGATCTGGGTGTTTTGCCGCCCAGTGGGGTGAGTGAGACCGGGCACCGCTGGTACACCGATGGAGACCATGCCCGTCTGGAAGCCATCCGCAGCCTCAGGGATGTGGGTGTGGGTTTGGAGACCATCCAGAAACTGATGCAGCAGGAAGATGCGATTTCAGAGGCCCTGCGCCTCCACATGGAAACCCTGGAACTGGAAATGGCCCAGTTGCAGCGGCGACGCGCACTGCTGGCAGCAGCATTGAAACGCAACGACCATCTGGGTTACCTGAGGGGAGCCCGCACGCTTGCTGCGCTGAATGCCAGAGAACGCCAGCAGTTTGTGGGTCAGCAAATTGACCGCATGTTGCAGGATGTTCCCGCTGATCCTGTGTGGGTGCGAAACCTCTGGAAAGGTCCCATCATGCAGGTGCCTGAAGACCTTTCAGAAGAGCAATTTGAAGCCTGGCTTGAACTGGCCGATCTCATGCTGGATGACACCTTCATTGCCCGTTCTCAGCAGATGGGTCAGGAGTTCTGGAGCCAGTTCCCGGATGCACGCAGCAGAGAGCGTTTCATGGCAGTGCAGCAGCAAACAGAGCAGATGATGGCAGATGCCGTGAAGAGACAGGTGCTGCCAGACAGCGAAGAGGGCCAGAAATGCATTCAGCAGGTGCTGAGCATGTTTGCAGGTACAAAGGAACGTTCTGTGCTGCAACATCTGGCTTTGCAGCAATTGGAGATGATTGCCCGACACACGGAACCAAGAGCACTGCACTTCTGGCAACTGGTGGAGAAGGTTCATGGTCAGACAGGACGCAGTGCTCAGGTCATGGCTGTCCATGAGTGGAAAGTGAAAGCCCTTCAGGTCTGTGTCAGTGAATTTGGCTCTGCGTTGCATGACCTTCATCCAGAGTCAAATCCAGGCCACGGAACATAG
- a CDS encoding DUF2268 domain-containing protein: MNIHIAPTLEGLRAALKAEPSQQMPIFLQEVMEPIRPCWEPSLRFLGAPQSDQNPAQIAAERFLFYTPTQGTDRGLDALDRIEASGAAQESLEGLQKAIELLQPANHGIGLQVMNFVFVLGDPDRMTPPYYTGVGNVPGWILLMAFPTADNLSRLSPITVHEFHHQIRFQYEPFFPLTLGKYLVAEGLAECFAAHMYGEEKLGPWATTLRPEELEAIKPRYADALMLSDFTEVRGYIFGDWAAKDWGTPAMGIPDFAGYAIGYRMVEAFLKRTGKSIVEATYLPWQEIVQGSGYLDTQVLQ, from the coding sequence ATGAACATTCACATCGCACCCACCCTTGAAGGCCTCAGGGCCGCCCTGAAAGCAGAACCCAGTCAGCAGATGCCCATTTTCCTGCAGGAGGTCATGGAACCCATCCGGCCCTGCTGGGAACCTTCCCTGAGGTTTTTGGGCGCGCCTCAAAGTGACCAGAATCCAGCGCAGATTGCGGCAGAACGCTTTTTGTTCTACACCCCCACCCAGGGGACCGATCGAGGCCTGGATGCCCTGGACCGCATCGAAGCCTCCGGGGCAGCTCAGGAGAGCCTTGAGGGATTGCAGAAGGCCATTGAGCTGCTGCAACCGGCAAACCACGGCATTGGCTTGCAAGTCATGAACTTCGTCTTTGTGCTGGGAGATCCAGACCGCATGACTCCCCCCTATTACACCGGTGTGGGCAATGTCCCAGGCTGGATTCTGCTGATGGCCTTCCCCACAGCAGACAACCTGTCCAGGCTGTCCCCCATCACCGTGCATGAATTCCATCACCAGATTCGCTTCCAGTACGAACCGTTCTTTCCTCTGACCCTCGGAAAATACCTGGTGGCAGAGGGTCTCGCAGAGTGCTTTGCCGCCCACATGTATGGCGAGGAGAAACTGGGTCCGTGGGCCACCACCCTCCGTCCAGAAGAACTGGAAGCCATCAAACCCAGATATGCAGACGCCCTGATGCTCTCCGATTTCACAGAAGTGCGCGGCTACATCTTTGGAGACTGGGCTGCAAAAGACTGGGGCACGCCTGCAATGGGCATCCCTGACTTTGCAGGTTACGCCATCGGATACCGCATGGTGGAAGCCTTCCTGAAGCGCACAGGCAAAAGCATTGTGGAAGCCACTTACCTCCCCTGGCAGGAAATCGTGCAGGGCAGTGGGTATCTGGACACCCAGGTTTTGCAGTAA
- a CDS encoding response regulator transcription factor encodes MRKWHILLLEDDPSLQELLAAQLQKSGYQVQPCSTLEEAYGYLEDNTPDLVLLDLNLPDGDGLDLIPTIQSLGNLPVLVITARGSVGDRVQGLNQGADDYLIKPFAMDEFDARIKALLRRVHPQEQVLFLSGTTLDTSKCQLGTDQGNVLLTDHEVRIMEYLMQNASRVVSREVLEQHVYGYYSPASNSFEVRVSLLRKKLRQIGSQLNIRALRKAGYALFVED; translated from the coding sequence ATGCGCAAATGGCACATTCTCCTCCTCGAAGATGACCCCAGCTTGCAAGAATTGCTCGCAGCCCAGTTGCAGAAATCGGGTTACCAGGTTCAGCCCTGCAGCACCCTGGAAGAGGCATATGGGTACCTTGAAGACAACACACCCGATCTGGTGCTGCTGGATCTGAACCTGCCTGATGGGGATGGACTGGACCTGATCCCCACCATCCAGAGCCTTGGAAACCTGCCTGTGCTGGTGATCACAGCCAGAGGTTCGGTTGGTGATCGGGTGCAGGGACTGAACCAGGGAGCGGATGATTACCTGATCAAACCCTTCGCGATGGATGAATTTGATGCCCGCATCAAAGCGTTGCTCCGCCGTGTTCATCCGCAGGAGCAGGTGCTTTTTCTGTCTGGCACCACCCTGGACACCAGCAAGTGCCAGCTTGGTACGGATCAGGGCAATGTGTTGCTGACCGACCATGAAGTGCGGATCATGGAGTACCTGATGCAGAACGCCTCCCGGGTGGTGAGCCGGGAGGTGCTCGAGCAGCATGTGTACGGGTATTACTCTCCAGCCTCCAACAGTTTCGAGGTGCGGGTGTCCCTGCTGCGCAAGAAGTTGCGCCAGATCGGCAGCCAGCTCAACATCCGGGCCCTCAGGAAAGCCGGTTACGCTCTTTTTGTGGAAGACTGA
- a CDS encoding prepilin-type N-terminal cleavage/methylation domain-containing protein has translation MSRSQATNGFTLLELLVAMALLSILFVSIYQLFSSSLDTSMRSSARADLDTETQKVQQLMLSRIKEADRFLSTTDVTIQDAQTSGATAYLPSPSLTGTQIVIIRVPTKNSASLCDLFAYYVVPSENLSASALPVQRRLNNPTTGAYSLIEARTASSYTCTSSYPALTQLRLLHPSLASDGFVVTPYIDSVKGTQKGISLSLRGYKKAGTSSIYTNTYQARVVARNL, from the coding sequence ATGAGTAGATCTCAAGCCACAAATGGCTTTACCCTGCTGGAATTGCTGGTCGCCATGGCGCTGCTCTCCATCCTCTTCGTGTCCATTTACCAGCTGTTCAGTTCCAGTCTGGACACTTCAATGCGGTCCTCCGCACGGGCTGATCTGGACACGGAAACCCAGAAGGTTCAGCAGCTGATGCTCAGCCGCATCAAGGAAGCAGACCGTTTTCTGAGCACCACAGATGTGACCATTCAAGACGCCCAGACCTCTGGAGCGACGGCCTATCTGCCTTCGCCGTCTCTGACTGGCACCCAGATCGTGATCATCCGGGTTCCCACCAAAAACAGTGCCAGCCTGTGTGACCTCTTTGCTTACTATGTGGTGCCTTCCGAAAACCTGAGCGCTTCTGCCCTCCCTGTGCAACGCAGGCTCAACAATCCCACCACAGGGGCCTACAGCCTCATTGAAGCCAGAACAGCCAGCAGTTACACCTGCACCTCCAGCTACCCTGCCCTCACCCAGCTTCGGTTGTTGCATCCTTCCCTGGCCAGCGACGGCTTTGTGGTCACCCCCTACATTGACAGTGTCAAGGGAACCCAGAAAGGCATTTCTCTGAGCCTCCGGGGATACAAGAAAGCAGGAACCAGCAGCATCTACACCAACACGTATCAAGCCAGAGTGGTGGCGAGAAACCTCTGA
- a CDS encoding type II secretion system protein: protein MTSNKRSQQGFTVVEILMALLIVGLILGTTVVQVSNLFKTNRQNTSVLSVNTLAANELENIKESWSQLSSWELGVYTPSNTQVAFSCANWTNFASAPTSFSSACVGASYLKRVKLVVTGTNNKTITVFLDIAKPT, encoded by the coding sequence GTGACCTCAAATAAGCGCTCCCAACAGGGATTCACCGTGGTGGAGATCCTGATGGCTTTGCTGATTGTGGGCCTGATTCTGGGAACCACAGTTGTACAGGTCTCCAACCTCTTCAAAACCAACCGACAGAACACCAGTGTGCTGTCCGTCAATACCCTGGCTGCCAACGAACTGGAGAACATCAAAGAGTCCTGGTCCCAGCTGTCCAGCTGGGAACTGGGGGTTTACACGCCCAGCAACACCCAGGTGGCTTTCTCCTGTGCCAACTGGACCAACTTCGCCAGTGCTCCCACCAGTTTCAGCAGTGCATGCGTGGGTGCCTCCTACTTGAAACGGGTAAAACTGGTGGTCACGGGCACCAACAACAAGACCATCACTGTGTTTCTGGACATCGCGAAACCCACATGA
- a CDS encoding prepilin-type N-terminal cleavage/methylation domain-containing protein → MNKQGLLGFTLIEILVAITLLGILLSLGISNYIREAQKRQFYQELTSLTYTFDQARSTSVKTSTDQTVQISSSGNVVTLTYGTTTRRFTNLAFCVPSACGTTAQVTYKSPHGEMCWSSACTSSDAYVTFTRNTFSANLVFQGVFGYAAIRDLK, encoded by the coding sequence ATGAACAAACAAGGTCTTCTGGGATTCACCCTGATCGAGATTCTGGTGGCCATCACCCTGCTGGGCATTCTGCTCAGTCTGGGGATCAGCAACTACATCCGTGAAGCCCAGAAACGCCAGTTCTATCAGGAGCTCACCTCGCTGACCTACACCTTCGATCAGGCCCGGTCCACCAGTGTCAAAACCTCAACCGACCAGACCGTGCAGATCTCAAGCAGTGGCAATGTGGTGACCCTCACCTATGGCACCACCACGCGCAGGTTCACCAACCTGGCTTTCTGTGTTCCATCTGCCTGTGGCACCACTGCCCAGGTCACCTACAAGTCCCCCCACGGGGAAATGTGCTGGAGTTCTGCTTGCACCAGCAGCGACGCTTACGTCACGTTCACCCGCAACACCTTTTCAGCCAATCTCGTGTTCCAAGGAGTCTTCGGTTATGCTGCGATCCGTGACCTCAAATAA